One genomic window of Psychrobacillus sp. INOP01 includes the following:
- a CDS encoding sodium:alanine symporter family protein has protein sequence MDAILETIVGWLWGLPLIFTVLFVGIYFTIGSKLFQFSYLPHIFKETFGKVFGKKDKTENTKGILTPFQAVATAIGGSVGVGNIGGVATAIAIGGPGAVFWMWITALLGMITKTVEVTLSVYYRNTDEKGNPYGGPTYYMEKGLGEEKNFKYWKVPAILFGLGIFTTFFITLQNYTISEAVSSTFNIGMIPASFIYLTIIYIIIYGGIKRIGEIASLLVPFMCLFYVIAGLFIIFKNYTEIIPVFSLIFDSAFSGMAAVGGFTGAAIAQVIRMGVARAVYSNEAGWGTSPMIHSTAKTAHPVKQGMWGAMEVFADTIIVCSITAFTIIITGVWSSGLDGAALTLSAFEIGIGEFGRYIITISIFLFGLTTSTGWYTYYEILLRHVFNNEKKLALKYKILTLFKWLYPIPGSLMVIYAVMNDMPGKAVWYFADITTAIPTFVNLVVILILSKKFFELLRDYKARYLNIGIVDPNFSVFYEDKVKKENSK, from the coding sequence TTGGATGCAATACTGGAAACGATCGTTGGTTGGTTATGGGGATTGCCGCTAATATTTACTGTTCTTTTTGTCGGGATATATTTTACAATTGGAAGTAAACTTTTTCAGTTCAGTTATTTACCGCATATTTTTAAAGAAACATTTGGAAAGGTTTTTGGTAAAAAAGATAAAACTGAAAATACAAAAGGAATATTAACGCCATTTCAAGCTGTGGCTACTGCCATTGGTGGAAGTGTTGGGGTAGGGAATATTGGTGGTGTTGCCACTGCAATTGCTATTGGGGGACCTGGAGCAGTTTTTTGGATGTGGATTACTGCTCTACTAGGTATGATTACAAAAACGGTGGAAGTAACCTTATCTGTGTACTATCGCAATACTGATGAAAAAGGCAATCCATATGGAGGACCAACTTACTATATGGAAAAAGGTCTAGGTGAGGAAAAGAATTTCAAGTATTGGAAGGTTCCTGCAATATTATTCGGCTTAGGTATATTCACTACATTTTTTATCACTCTTCAAAATTATACGATTTCGGAAGCAGTCAGCTCTACGTTTAATATTGGAATGATTCCTGCTTCATTTATATATTTAACTATTATCTATATTATTATTTACGGTGGCATCAAACGGATTGGTGAGATTGCCTCTTTGCTCGTTCCGTTTATGTGTTTGTTCTATGTGATTGCTGGCCTTTTTATCATTTTTAAAAATTACACTGAAATCATTCCTGTCTTTTCTTTAATTTTTGATAGTGCTTTTTCTGGAATGGCGGCAGTAGGCGGGTTTACGGGAGCGGCAATTGCTCAGGTAATTCGTATGGGGGTTGCTCGTGCAGTTTATAGTAATGAGGCTGGTTGGGGTACTTCACCAATGATCCATTCTACTGCTAAGACTGCCCATCCTGTGAAGCAAGGAATGTGGGGAGCGATGGAGGTATTCGCAGATACGATTATCGTATGTTCTATTACTGCATTTACTATAATCATAACAGGAGTATGGTCTTCAGGTTTGGACGGTGCAGCGCTAACATTGTCTGCATTTGAAATTGGGATTGGAGAGTTTGGTAGATATATTATTACAATCTCCATCTTCTTATTCGGGTTAACCACTTCTACAGGTTGGTACACGTATTATGAAATATTGTTAAGACATGTATTTAATAATGAAAAGAAGCTTGCATTGAAGTACAAAATACTAACACTGTTCAAATGGCTATATCCAATTCCTGGTTCATTAATGGTAATCTATGCTGTAATGAATGATATGCCTGGAAAAGCAGTTTGGTATTTCGCAGATATAACGACTGCAATCCCCACTTTCGTTAACTTAGTAGTTATATTGATCTTAAGTAAAAAATTCTTCGAACTACTTAGAGACTATAAAGCCAGATATTTAAATATAGGAATTGTCGATCCTAATTTTAGCGTGTTTTACGAAGATAAAGTGAAAAAAGAAAATAGTAAGTAG